CCTAGTTCTTTTATTTCGTTATGATTTTATCTATTTTGCAGCAACCCATTCGGTTACTTTGGAAAGAGCATCTGCTAATCCAGCTGGATTTTTCCCGCCAGCTTGAGCCATATCTGGACGCCCACCACCGCCACCGCCAACAAGTGGAGCAATTTCTTTAATTAAATCACCAGCTTTTAGACCTTTTTTAATAGTTGTTTGATTAACAGCTGTTAATAAGCTAACTTTTCCACCTTGAACAGAGCCTAAAACTAACACATCTGAAACTGCATTTTGTTTCCATTGGTCTGCAAGTTGACGTAACCCATTCATATCTTTCACTTCAACTTGTGCTGTCACAATAGTAATCCCATTAACTGTTTGAACATCTTTAAAGACTTCACCAGCTTGCTCATTCGCTAATTTAGCTTGTAAAGATTCATTTTCTTTTTGAGCTTCTTTTAATTCAGCTTGTAGCTGACTGATTTTATTTGGTACTTCTTTTGTTTGAGGTGCTTTCACTAAAGCTGCTGCTTCATTTAAGCGTTGTTGTTCAGTAAATAGGGCAAGATAAGCTTCTTCACTTGTGACAGCCTCAATACGACGTACACCTGCTCCAATACCTGACTCCGATAAAATCTTGAAGACTCCAATCTCACTCGTATTCGTTACATGAACACCACCACATAACTCAATTGAATAATTATCTACATTAACTACTCGAACATGTTCACCGTATTTTTCACCAAATAGAGCCATTGCACCCATTTTCTTTGCCTCATCAATTGTGGTTTCAATCGTTACAACTGGTAATGAAGCCCAGATTTTTTCATTCACAATTCGTTCCATTTCAACTAATTCTTCTGGCGTAATTTGACCAAAATGTGTAAAGTCGAAACGTAAATAATTTGGTGCGACTAATGAACCAGCTTGATTCGCATGCTCACCTAACGTATCTTTTAATGCACGGTGCAATAAATGAGTTGCAGTATGGTTACGAGTTATTTTACGACGTAATACTGGGTCAACAGCTAGTTCATAATCCGCTCCAACTTGTAGCTCAGTTAACACGTCAACAATGTGTAATGGCTGACCACTTGGTGCCTTCTTCACGTTGACTACTTTTGCGACAGAATTGCCTTTGGAATCTTTAATTAAGCCTTTATCCGCAACTTGTCCACCCATTTCAGCATAAAATGAAGTTTGGTTAAAGATTAGTTGGGCAGTTCCACCAGCTTTTACGCTATCAACTAATGAGTCATCACTAACAATCACTTCTAATTTGCCTGTTGTATCTGTTAAATTGTAGCCAATAAATTCACTATCCGCTTTGATTTCAGCTAACAAAGCACTTTGAACACCCATTGATTGTTCTCCACTACGAGCAGAACGTGCACGTTCACGTTGTTGCTCCATTTCAGTTTCAAAACCTTGATGGTCAACTTTTAAGCCCTCATCCTCAGCGTATTCTTCAGTTAATTCTACAGGGAAACCATAGGTATCATAAAGTTTAAAGATATCCTTCCCGTTAATTGTATCTTTTCCATCTGCTTTCAAGTCTTTCACTAGCTGACTTAAAATTGTTAGACCATCGTTAATCGTTTCATGGAAACGTTCTTCTTCTGTCCGAATCACTTTTTCGATAAATTCTTTTTGGTCTAAAATTTCAGGGTAATAACTATTCATAATTTCCCCGACAACTGGGACTAATTGATACATAAAGGCTTTGTGAATTCCTAATTTTTTTCCATGCATTACTGCACGACGTAATAGACGGCGTAAAACATAACCACGACCCTCATTTGATGGCAACGCACCATCACCAATTGCAAAACTAACTGCACGAACATGATCGGCAATCACTTTAAAGGAAATATCATCCGCTGGGTTCACTGCATATTTTTTATGATCACTCATCGCTTCAACCGCTTGAATAATTGGCATAAATAAATCTGTTTCAAAGTTAGTTGGTGCGTCTTGTAAGATTGAAACAACACGTTCTAAACCCATACCTGTATCAATATTTTTATTTGGAAGTGGCTCGTAAGTGTCATCTGGTTTATGATTAAACTCCGAGAAAACTAAATTCCAAATTTCTAAATAACGTTCATTTTCTCCACCAGGATAATTTTCTGGATCACCTTCAGCCAAATCATTAAAACTTTCACCACGATCATAGAAAATTTCTGAATCTGGACCACTTGGGCCTGCTCCAATATCCCAGAAATTATCTGCTACATCAATAATATGATCATCTGTTAAACCAACTTTTTCTTTCCATAAGCGACGTGCTTCTGTATCTTCTGGATAGACGGTTACATAAAGTTTTTCCGGATCTAACGCTAACCATTTTTCATCTGTCAAGAATTCCCATGCCCAGATAATTGCATCTTCTTTAAAGTAATCACCGATTGAGAAATTGCCTAGCATTTCAAATAATGTGTGGTGACGCGCAGTTTTTCCGACGTTTTCAATATCATTAGTTCTAATACTTTTTTGTGCATTCGTAATTCTTGGATTATCTGGAATAATTGATCCATCAAAATATTTTTTTAATGTTGCTACTCCTGAATTAATCCATAGTAAAGTTGGATCTTCAAAAGGTACCAATGAAGCACTTGGTTCTACTTTATGACCTTTTGATGCAAAGAAATCTAAATACATTTGGCGTATTTCTGAACTTGATAATTTTTTCATTTTAATTCTTCCTTTCAATTTTCATCTCATATTTTAAACATCTTTATTTATTTCCTATCGATCCATAAAACAACAAAAAAACCAGCATACTCACTGCATACAAGGACGATTTTTCGCGGTACCACCTTGTTTGCAATGATCATACTGGATGAATTCATTACCTCTTTAGTCTCGATAACGCGAGAAGCGATAGTATTTCTACTATATTTTATGAAAAGGGAGCATCGAATTTAAGGTTATTGATTTTCTTTCAGCCAAGGAAAATCTTTCTATAAATAACTAAATTAAACTGATATGGCCTTTTACTAATGTCTCAAGTATAGGAGATGCAGAAATATTTGTCAATAAAAAATTAGCATCAACAGCTTTACTCTTTTTATTCTTTCAGTAAGCTGAAGCCACGACCCATTACTTCACTAGCACTCATGACCACTACAAAAGCATGTGAATCAATTTCTAAAACTGTTTCTTTTAGCTGATTAAACTCGCGTTCTGGAATGACGCACATCAACATTTCTTGTTCATTATTGCCATAACCACCGCGAACAGCAATATTCGTCACACCACGATCCAGTTCTGTTAAAATTTGTTTTTTTATTTCTTCAATTGATGTTGAAATAATCATAACGTTTTTAGAACGATTAAAGCCAACTTGAACCAAATCAATGACTCGGCTAATAATAAACAAAGATATTAACGAATACATAACTGTTTCAACATTAAAAACTAAAAGCGCTGATAGAACAATCAACCCATCAATTAATGCCACTGACCCTCCCATTGGTAAGCGTAGATATTTATGAATAATCAAAGCGATAATCCCTGTTCCACCTGTTGAAGCATTGCCTTTAAAAACAATTCCAATTCCCAATCCTGCCAAAATCCCACCAAAAAGTGCTGCTAATAATGGATTATCGGTTATCGGAGACCATTGGCTTGTTAAAGCTACATACACCGGTAAAATCATACTACCTAAAATCGTTTTTAAACCTGCCTGTACACCAAAGCAAACAAAACATAAAATCAACAATGGAACATTTATAGCAAATAAAAGCACAGATGGCTGCCAACCAAATTGATAATTTAAAACAACACTCAGACCACTAACGCCACCTGAAACAATATGATTTGGCAAGAAGAAGCAATTGACTGCTAACGCAATAAAAAAAGCTCCTACTAAAACATAAAGAATATCTATCGCTTTCATAGCACGTTTATTGGCCATTAATTTTTTCTTCACTATTCTCTTTCCCCTTATTCCTTTAATTTAAGTCCTAGACCATTCTATCATTGCCTATCCTAATTGTACAAACCTTTTTAACCAGCTATTCTATAAAAATATGTTTTTTAATTTACCTTTTATTTTTACAAACAATTTACACAAAGATAGACGTTAAATTTATATATGGTTGGTATACTTAATTTATTCCAATAGAAA
The sequence above is a segment of the Carnobacterium gallinarum DSM 4847 genome. Coding sequences within it:
- the alaS gene encoding alanine--tRNA ligase → MKKLSSSEIRQMYLDFFASKGHKVEPSASLVPFEDPTLLWINSGVATLKKYFDGSIIPDNPRITNAQKSIRTNDIENVGKTARHHTLFEMLGNFSIGDYFKEDAIIWAWEFLTDEKWLALDPEKLYVTVYPEDTEARRLWKEKVGLTDDHIIDVADNFWDIGAGPSGPDSEIFYDRGESFNDLAEGDPENYPGGENERYLEIWNLVFSEFNHKPDDTYEPLPNKNIDTGMGLERVVSILQDAPTNFETDLFMPIIQAVEAMSDHKKYAVNPADDISFKVIADHVRAVSFAIGDGALPSNEGRGYVLRRLLRRAVMHGKKLGIHKAFMYQLVPVVGEIMNSYYPEILDQKEFIEKVIRTEEERFHETINDGLTILSQLVKDLKADGKDTINGKDIFKLYDTYGFPVELTEEYAEDEGLKVDHQGFETEMEQQRERARSARSGEQSMGVQSALLAEIKADSEFIGYNLTDTTGKLEVIVSDDSLVDSVKAGGTAQLIFNQTSFYAEMGGQVADKGLIKDSKGNSVAKVVNVKKAPSGQPLHIVDVLTELQVGADYELAVDPVLRRKITRNHTATHLLHRALKDTLGEHANQAGSLVAPNYLRFDFTHFGQITPEELVEMERIVNEKIWASLPVVTIETTIDEAKKMGAMALFGEKYGEHVRVVNVDNYSIELCGGVHVTNTSEIGVFKILSESGIGAGVRRIEAVTSEEAYLALFTEQQRLNEAAALVKAPQTKEVPNKISQLQAELKEAQKENESLQAKLANEQAGEVFKDVQTVNGITIVTAQVEVKDMNGLRQLADQWKQNAVSDVLVLGSVQGGKVSLLTAVNQTTIKKGLKAGDLIKEIAPLVGGGGGGRPDMAQAGGKNPAGLADALSKVTEWVAAK
- a CDS encoding YitT family protein, with amino-acid sequence MANKRAMKAIDILYVLVGAFFIALAVNCFFLPNHIVSGGVSGLSVVLNYQFGWQPSVLLFAINVPLLILCFVCFGVQAGLKTILGSMILPVYVALTSQWSPITDNPLLAALFGGILAGLGIGIVFKGNASTGGTGIIALIIHKYLRLPMGGSVALIDGLIVLSALLVFNVETVMYSLISLFIISRVIDLVQVGFNRSKNVMIISTSIEEIKKQILTELDRGVTNIAVRGGYGNNEQEMLMCVIPEREFNQLKETVLEIDSHAFVVVMSASEVMGRGFSLLKE